A part of Paraliobacillus zengyii genomic DNA contains:
- a CDS encoding GntR family transcriptional regulator, whose amino-acid sequence MIDKNSPVPIYHQLEQHIKQLIEKGDLKPGDMIPSEREYADKYNVSRMTIRQAIVNLVNERYLYRVKGKGTFIKEKKLEQSLQGLTSFSEDMKSRGMKASSKLISFEIIPADSKLANQLGIQEHGPVYEIKRIRLAEEEPMALERTYISANKVKGLTEEIVQQSLYEYMEEKLLLKIAKGTQEIEAAIVNNEEVEYLKIPEHSPIMLIQRATSLEDGTIVEVVKSSYRADRYKFMIELTRL is encoded by the coding sequence ATGATTGATAAAAATTCACCCGTTCCAATCTATCACCAACTAGAGCAACATATTAAACAATTAATAGAAAAAGGTGATTTAAAACCAGGTGATATGATTCCATCTGAACGTGAATATGCTGATAAGTATAACGTAAGTAGAATGACAATACGCCAGGCAATTGTGAATCTAGTAAATGAGCGTTATCTTTATCGTGTAAAAGGCAAAGGAACATTTATTAAGGAAAAAAAGTTAGAACAAAGTTTACAAGGACTAACTAGCTTTTCTGAGGATATGAAATCAAGAGGTATGAAAGCAAGTAGTAAGTTAATCAGCTTTGAGATTATTCCTGCTGACAGCAAACTAGCAAATCAGTTGGGAATTCAAGAACATGGTCCGGTCTATGAAATAAAACGAATTCGTTTAGCTGAAGAAGAACCAATGGCACTGGAGCGTACTTATATTTCTGCAAATAAAGTAAAAGGCTTAACAGAGGAAATCGTACAACAATCTCTATATGAATATATGGAAGAGAAACTTCTTTTGAAAATTGCTAAAGGCACGCAAGAAATTGAGGCAGCTATTGTAAACAATGAAGAAGTGGAATACTTAAAAATTCCAGAACATTCACCGATTATGTTAATTCAGCGTGCAACTAGTCTTGAAGACGGCACAATAGTTGAAGTGGTCAAATCCTCTTATCGTGCAGATAGATACAAGTTTATGATTGAATTAACGAGGCTTTAA
- the nagB gene encoding glucosamine-6-phosphate deaminase: protein MKLITATDYSDMSRIATELLLKRIKSSDKLTLGLATGSTPIETYQYMIDDYQQNKTDYQHVTTFNLDEYVGVGPTDPTSYYRFMETQLFDPIHLPKEQTHIPNGLANNLNDECMLYENKIKNQGGIDLQLLGLGSNGHIGFNEPGTKFDTRTHVETLTDMTRTANARFFNSLEEVPTHAITMGISTILQSKEILLLVSGKKKSDALTRLLKDEKWDPSFPASALHHHPNVTIVADEEALQYANVN, encoded by the coding sequence ATGAAACTTATTACGGCAACGGATTATAGCGATATGAGCAGAATTGCTACAGAACTACTATTAAAGCGTATCAAGTCATCAGACAAACTCACGCTAGGTTTAGCTACTGGAAGTACACCAATTGAAACGTATCAATATATGATAGATGATTATCAGCAGAATAAAACGGATTACCAGCACGTAACAACGTTTAATTTAGATGAATATGTAGGTGTCGGTCCAACTGATCCAACTAGCTATTATCGTTTTATGGAAACGCAGCTATTCGATCCTATTCATTTACCGAAAGAACAAACCCATATTCCGAATGGTTTAGCTAACAATTTAAATGATGAGTGTATGCTTTATGAGAATAAAATCAAAAATCAAGGTGGAATTGACCTACAGTTGCTTGGATTAGGAAGTAACGGTCATATTGGATTTAATGAGCCAGGAACGAAATTTGATACTAGAACACATGTAGAAACGTTGACTGACATGACGCGTACTGCAAATGCAAGGTTTTTTAATAGTCTAGAGGAAGTACCTACGCATGCAATTACGATGGGAATTAGCACCATATTGCAAAGTAAAGAAATATTACTATTAGTATCTGGCAAAAAAAAGAGTGATGCACTTACAAGATTACTAAAGGATGAAAAATGGGATCCGTCGTTTCCAGCCTCTGCATTGCACCATCATCCAAATGTAACGATTGTTGCAGATGAAGAAGCATTGCAGTATGCTAATGTTAATTAA
- the nagA gene encoding N-acetylglucosamine-6-phosphate deacetylase, with the protein MLLTNLEVYTDNGKIENGYIKVVNGTITEVEDMDKLTNHEGFELIRLPDHSKAIPGMIDVHIHGVNGADTMDATKESLQTIVTSLPSEGTTSFLATTITQEQSSIENALSNAGDFIKNQQSSGQAEILGVHLEGPFINRKRAGAQPVEHVIDPNLALFKKWQTIANDTIKLVTLAPEKAGANALINYLKESNVIASIGHSDATLKEVDQAITAGLTHVTHLFNQMREFHHREIGVVGAALLREELITEIIADGIHVEPEAIKLAYQQKTADRLLLITDAMRAKCLKNGSYDLGGQQVTVIDGKATLADGTLAGSVLTMAQAFKNIITFTNCEIEDAIKMSSTTPAKELNVYNRKGSISTGKDADIVILDEQLDITMTLCRGALAYKKEI; encoded by the coding sequence ATGCTACTTACCAATTTGGAAGTTTACACAGATAATGGCAAGATCGAAAATGGTTATATTAAAGTAGTTAATGGAACAATAACCGAAGTGGAAGATATGGATAAACTTACAAATCATGAGGGGTTTGAATTAATAAGATTACCAGATCATTCAAAAGCAATTCCTGGAATGATTGATGTTCATATTCATGGTGTTAACGGTGCAGATACAATGGATGCAACGAAAGAAAGTTTGCAAACCATTGTCACTTCTCTTCCATCTGAAGGGACAACCAGTTTTTTGGCGACAACCATTACCCAAGAGCAATCATCAATAGAAAATGCATTAAGTAATGCAGGTGACTTTATAAAGAACCAACAATCATCAGGGCAAGCTGAGATATTAGGTGTGCACTTAGAAGGTCCTTTTATCAATCGAAAAAGAGCTGGCGCACAGCCAGTTGAACATGTGATTGATCCTAACCTAGCGTTATTTAAAAAATGGCAAACTATTGCGAATGATACGATTAAACTAGTGACATTAGCCCCTGAAAAAGCTGGCGCAAATGCACTGATTAATTATTTGAAAGAATCAAATGTTATTGCTTCTATTGGTCATTCGGATGCGACGCTTAAAGAAGTTGATCAAGCAATTACAGCTGGTCTAACGCATGTCACACATTTATTTAATCAAATGCGTGAATTCCATCATCGCGAAATTGGTGTTGTTGGCGCAGCCTTACTTAGAGAAGAATTAATAACCGAAATAATCGCAGATGGTATTCATGTTGAACCGGAGGCAATCAAATTAGCTTACCAACAAAAAACGGCAGATCGATTACTATTAATAACAGATGCGATGCGGGCAAAGTGTTTAAAAAATGGAAGTTATGATCTAGGTGGACAACAAGTAACGGTTATAGATGGTAAAGCAACACTTGCAGATGGCACGTTAGCAGGTAGTGTACTAACTATGGCACAAGCATTTAAAAATATCATTACTTTCACTAATTGTGAAATAGAAGATGCAATTAAGATGTCCTCAACGACACCGGCAAAAGAATTAAACGTGTATAATCGAAAAGGCAGTATTTCAACTGGTAAAGATGCTGATATCGTCATTCTGGATGAACAGTTGGATATTACTATGACGCTATGTCGAGGCGCACTTGCATATAAGAAGGAGATATAA